In a single window of the Mesoplodon densirostris isolate mMesDen1 chromosome 16, mMesDen1 primary haplotype, whole genome shotgun sequence genome:
- the NAGPA gene encoding N-acetylglucosamine-1-phosphodiester alpha-N-acetylglucosaminidase isoform X2 — translation MAASIGRCLLFFISLRGFLGEASGDLGSGASRDDDLLLPYSRARARFARDCTRVRAGSREHERWPPSLSNPGARGPAVRLFVSHFADRAVPGHLTRAAEPLRTFSVLEPGGPGGCASRRRATVEETARAAGCSVAQNGGFFRMDTGECLGNVVSDGRRVSSAGGLQNAQFGIRRDGTLVTGYLSEEEVLDTENPFVQLLSGVVWLIRNGSIYINESQAAECDETQETGSFSKFVNVMSARTAVGHDREGQLVLFHVDGQTEQRGINLWEMAEFLLKQNVVNAINLDGGGSATFVLNGTLASYPSDHCQDNMWRCPRRVSTVVCVHEPRCQPSDCNGHGTCVEGRCQCTGRFWQGAACSELDCGPANCSQHGLCTETGCRCEAGWTGSNCSEACTSGSFGEDCAKKCQCHNGATCDPVRGTCACPPGFTGDICVQECPLGWYGPGCQSPCKCEHQCPCDPQTGNCSLAGSRTLNSILSQVKQCLPPPEDTLRTGELSLFTRTTWLAITLALVFLLLISTVANVSLFLGSRAARSRHLDGAYVYHPLQEMNGEVLAAEKEQPGDTCNPFKD, via the exons ATGGCGGCCTCCATTGGTCGTTGCCTTCTCTTCTTCATTTCACTGCGCGGCTTCCTCGGTGAGGCGTCCGGCGACCTCGGCTCGGG GGCCTCCCGCGACGATGACTTGCTGCTGCCTTACTCCCGCGCGCGGGCGCGCTTTGCCCGGGACTGCACAAGGGTGCGCGCCGGCAGCCGCGAGCACGAGAGGTGGCCGCCGTCCCTCTCAAACCCCGGCGCACGCGGCCCCGCCGTACGCCTCTTCGTCTCGCACTTCGCAGACCGCGCGGTGCCCGGCCACCTGACGCGGGCCGCCGAGCCCCTGCGCACCTTCTCGGTGCTGGAGCCCGGCGGGCCCGGCGGCTGCGCTTCAAGGCGCCGCGCCACCGTGGAGGAGACGGCGCGGGCGGCCGGCTGCAGCGTCGCCCAGAATGGCGGCTTCTTCCGCATGGACACGGGCGAGTGCCTGGGGAACGTTGTGAGCGACGGGCGGCGGGTGAGCAGCGCCGGGGGGCTGCAGAACGCCCAGTTCGGGATCCGCCGCGACGGGACCCTGGTCACCGG GTACCTGTCTGAAGAGGAGGTGCTGGACACTGAGAATCCGTTTGTGCAGCTGCTGAGCGGGGTCGTGTGGCTGATTCGCAACGGAAGCATCTACATTAACGAGAGTCAGGCGGCTGAGTGCGATGAGACACAGGAaacag GTTCCTTCAGCAAATTTGTGAACGTGATGTCAGCCAGGACAGCCGTGGGCCACGACCGGGAGGGGCAGCTGGTGCTCTTCCACGTGGACGGGCAGACGGAGCAGCGGGG CATTAACCTGTGGGAGATGGCGGAGTTCCTGCTGAAACAGAACGTGGTCAATGCCATCAACCTGGACGGAGGGGGCTCTGCCACCTTCGTGCTCAACGGGACCTTGGCCAGTTACCCGTCCGATCACTG CCAGGACAACATGTGGCGCTGTCCTCGCCGCGTGTCCACCGTGGTGTGTGTGCACGAGCCCCGCTGCCAGCCGTCTGACTGCAACGGCCACGGGACTTGCGTGGAGGGGCGCTGCCAGTGCACGGGGCGCTTCTGGCAGGGCGCCGCCTGCAGCGAGCTGGACTGTGGCCCCGCCAACTGCAGCCAGCATGGGCTCTGCACGGAGA CCGGCTGCCGCTGCGAAGCTGGATGGACAGGGTCCAACTGCAGTGAAG CGTGCACCAGCGGCTCCTTCGGGGAGGACTGTGCCAAGAAGTGTCAGTGTCATAATGGAGCCACCTGTGACCCAGTTCGGGGGACCTGCGCCTGTCCCCCTGGCTTCACTGGAGACATCTGTGTGCAGG AGTGTCCCCTCGGCTGGTATGGGCCAGGCTGCCAGAGCCCTTGCAAGTGTGAGCACCAGTGTCCCTGCGACCCCCAGACCGGCAACTGCAGCCTCGCTGGGTCACGCACCTTGAACAGCATCCTCTCCCAAG TGAAGCAGTGTCTCCCGCCACCCGAGGACACCCTGCGGACAGGAGAACTCTCCCTTTTCACCAG GACCACCTGGCTGGCCATCACCTTGGCCCTGGTTTTCCTTCTGCTGATCAGCACGGTGGCAAACGTGTCCTTATTCCTCGGGTCAAGGGCAGCGCGGAGCCGGCACCTGGATGGGGCCTACGTCTACCACCCACTGCAGGAGATGAACGGGGAGGTCCTGGCTGCTGAGAAGGAGCAACCGGGTGACACCTGTAACCCCTTCAAGGACTGA
- the NAGPA gene encoding N-acetylglucosamine-1-phosphodiester alpha-N-acetylglucosaminidase isoform X1, which yields MAASIGRCLLFFISLRGFLGEASGDLGSGRASRDDDLLLPYSRARARFARDCTRVRAGSREHERWPPSLSNPGARGPAVRLFVSHFADRAVPGHLTRAAEPLRTFSVLEPGGPGGCASRRRATVEETARAAGCSVAQNGGFFRMDTGECLGNVVSDGRRVSSAGGLQNAQFGIRRDGTLVTGYLSEEEVLDTENPFVQLLSGVVWLIRNGSIYINESQAAECDETQETGSFSKFVNVMSARTAVGHDREGQLVLFHVDGQTEQRGINLWEMAEFLLKQNVVNAINLDGGGSATFVLNGTLASYPSDHCQDNMWRCPRRVSTVVCVHEPRCQPSDCNGHGTCVEGRCQCTGRFWQGAACSELDCGPANCSQHGLCTETGCRCEAGWTGSNCSEACTSGSFGEDCAKKCQCHNGATCDPVRGTCACPPGFTGDICVQECPLGWYGPGCQSPCKCEHQCPCDPQTGNCSLAGSRTLNSILSQVKQCLPPPEDTLRTGELSLFTRTTWLAITLALVFLLLISTVANVSLFLGSRAARSRHLDGAYVYHPLQEMNGEVLAAEKEQPGDTCNPFKD from the exons ATGGCGGCCTCCATTGGTCGTTGCCTTCTCTTCTTCATTTCACTGCGCGGCTTCCTCGGTGAGGCGTCCGGCGACCTCGGCTCGGG CAGGGCCTCCCGCGACGATGACTTGCTGCTGCCTTACTCCCGCGCGCGGGCGCGCTTTGCCCGGGACTGCACAAGGGTGCGCGCCGGCAGCCGCGAGCACGAGAGGTGGCCGCCGTCCCTCTCAAACCCCGGCGCACGCGGCCCCGCCGTACGCCTCTTCGTCTCGCACTTCGCAGACCGCGCGGTGCCCGGCCACCTGACGCGGGCCGCCGAGCCCCTGCGCACCTTCTCGGTGCTGGAGCCCGGCGGGCCCGGCGGCTGCGCTTCAAGGCGCCGCGCCACCGTGGAGGAGACGGCGCGGGCGGCCGGCTGCAGCGTCGCCCAGAATGGCGGCTTCTTCCGCATGGACACGGGCGAGTGCCTGGGGAACGTTGTGAGCGACGGGCGGCGGGTGAGCAGCGCCGGGGGGCTGCAGAACGCCCAGTTCGGGATCCGCCGCGACGGGACCCTGGTCACCGG GTACCTGTCTGAAGAGGAGGTGCTGGACACTGAGAATCCGTTTGTGCAGCTGCTGAGCGGGGTCGTGTGGCTGATTCGCAACGGAAGCATCTACATTAACGAGAGTCAGGCGGCTGAGTGCGATGAGACACAGGAaacag GTTCCTTCAGCAAATTTGTGAACGTGATGTCAGCCAGGACAGCCGTGGGCCACGACCGGGAGGGGCAGCTGGTGCTCTTCCACGTGGACGGGCAGACGGAGCAGCGGGG CATTAACCTGTGGGAGATGGCGGAGTTCCTGCTGAAACAGAACGTGGTCAATGCCATCAACCTGGACGGAGGGGGCTCTGCCACCTTCGTGCTCAACGGGACCTTGGCCAGTTACCCGTCCGATCACTG CCAGGACAACATGTGGCGCTGTCCTCGCCGCGTGTCCACCGTGGTGTGTGTGCACGAGCCCCGCTGCCAGCCGTCTGACTGCAACGGCCACGGGACTTGCGTGGAGGGGCGCTGCCAGTGCACGGGGCGCTTCTGGCAGGGCGCCGCCTGCAGCGAGCTGGACTGTGGCCCCGCCAACTGCAGCCAGCATGGGCTCTGCACGGAGA CCGGCTGCCGCTGCGAAGCTGGATGGACAGGGTCCAACTGCAGTGAAG CGTGCACCAGCGGCTCCTTCGGGGAGGACTGTGCCAAGAAGTGTCAGTGTCATAATGGAGCCACCTGTGACCCAGTTCGGGGGACCTGCGCCTGTCCCCCTGGCTTCACTGGAGACATCTGTGTGCAGG AGTGTCCCCTCGGCTGGTATGGGCCAGGCTGCCAGAGCCCTTGCAAGTGTGAGCACCAGTGTCCCTGCGACCCCCAGACCGGCAACTGCAGCCTCGCTGGGTCACGCACCTTGAACAGCATCCTCTCCCAAG TGAAGCAGTGTCTCCCGCCACCCGAGGACACCCTGCGGACAGGAGAACTCTCCCTTTTCACCAG GACCACCTGGCTGGCCATCACCTTGGCCCTGGTTTTCCTTCTGCTGATCAGCACGGTGGCAAACGTGTCCTTATTCCTCGGGTCAAGGGCAGCGCGGAGCCGGCACCTGGATGGGGCCTACGTCTACCACCCACTGCAGGAGATGAACGGGGAGGTCCTGGCTGCTGAGAAGGAGCAACCGGGTGACACCTGTAACCCCTTCAAGGACTGA
- the C16H16orf89 gene encoding LOW QUALITY PROTEIN: UPF0764 protein C16orf89 homolog (The sequence of the model RefSeq protein was modified relative to this genomic sequence to represent the inferred CDS: substituted 1 base at 1 genomic stop codon), whose product MLRKETSQKPASPASAGGLSTTAPPGKPNKQVLNPCFRPQEAETECTKGLFRQSQRYVNLFCANMMDLNRRAEAIGYAYPTRDLFMENIMFCGIGGFSDFYKLRWLEAILSWQKPQDGCFGKPGAEDEELPKAIQYQQHLLRRVKRREKQFTDGCSSHNTAMAITALGGFIYVLAELPPADXELRPPTPTPPSSH is encoded by the exons ATGTTGAGAAAAGAGACCAGCCAGA aacccgcatcccctgcatcggcaggcggactctcaaccacggcgccaccagggaagcccaataagcaGGTTTTAAACCCCTGCTTCAGACCTCAGGAGGCGGAA ACGGAATGCACGAAGGGGCTGTTCCGCCAGAGCCAGCGCTACGTGAACCTCTTCTGTGCCAACATGATGGACCTGAACCGGAGAGCTGAGGCCATCGGATATGCCTACCCCACCCGGGACCTCTTCATGGAAAACA TCATGTTCTGTGGAATCGGTGGCTTCTCCGACTTCTACAAACTCCGGTGGCTGGAGGCCATTCTCAGCTGGCAGAAGCCGCAGGACGGATGCTTTGGGAAGCCAG GTGCTGAAGATGAAGAATTACCCAAAGCCATTCAGTACCAACAGCATCTTTTGAGAAGAGTGAAGAGGCGAGAAAAACAATTTACAG ATGGCTGCTCTTCCCACAACACGGCCATGGCTATCACGGCCCTGGGTGGCTTCATCTACGTCCTGGCGGAACTCCCGCCAGCAGACTGAGAGCTGCGGCCGCCCACACCGACACCACCCAGCAGCCACTGA
- the ALG1 gene encoding chitobiosyldiphosphodolichol beta-mannosyltransferase, with translation MAASFAALLALSLLLLLLLVAWKRWRWGRAARHVIVVVLGDVGRSPRMQYHALSLAKRGFSVTFLGFCISKPHDELLQSDRIRIVSLTELQRLAVGPHILQYGVKVVFQAVHLLWKLMCGKPAAYIFLQNPPGLPAIAVCWFAGCLCGSKLVIDWHNYGYSIMGLVHGPGHPLVLLAKWYEKLCGRLSHLNLCVSNAMREDLAENWGIKAVTVYDKPASFFKETPLDLQHQLFMKLSLAYSAFRACSEPSDPGMERSAFTERDAQSATVTCLPGRPALLVSSTSWTEDEDFSILLAALEKFEQLIDDGESLPPLVCVITGKGPLKEYYSHLICQKHFQHIQVCTPWLEAEDYPLLLGSADLGVCLHRSSSGLDLPMKVVDMFGCCLPVCAVNFQCLHELVKHEENGLVFEDSEELAAQLQMLFSKFPDPAGKLNQFCKNLRESEQLRWDESWKRTVLPLITDT, from the exons ATGGCGGCTTCCTTCGCGGCCCTGCTGGCGCTTTccctgctcctgctgctgctgctggtggcgTGGAAGCGCTGGCGGTGGGGGCGCGCGGCCCGCCATGTGATTGTCGTGGTGCTGGGCGACGTGGGCCGCAGTCCCCGCATGCAGTATCACGCACTGTCGTTGGCCAAACGCGGCTTCTCCGTGACCTTCTTGGGGTTCTGCA TCTCCAAACCCCACGATGAGCTCTTGCAGAGCGACAGAATTCGGATTGTGAGTCTGACAGAACTTCAGAGACTTGCAG TTGGGCCCCACATTCTCCAGTATGGAGTCAAAGTTGTGTTTCAGGCAGTGCACTTGCTGTGGAAGTTGATGTGCGGGAAGCCAGCAGCTTACATCTTTCTCCAG AACCCTCCGGGCCTGCCCGCCATTGCCGTGTGCTGGTTTGCAGGCTGCCTCTGTGGGAGCAAGCTCGTCATCGACTGGCACAACTACGGCTACTCCATTATGGGTCTGGTGCACGGCCCCGGCCACCCCCTTGTTCTGCTGGCCAAGTG GTATGAGAAGCTCTGCGGACGCCTGTCCCACCTGAACCTGTGTGTGAGCAATGCGATGCGGGAAGACCTGGCAGAGAACTGGGGCATCAA AGCTGTGACTGTCTACGACAAGCCAGCATCTTTCTTTAAAGAGACGCCTTTGGACCTGCAACACCAGCTCTTTATGAAGCTGAGCCTCGCCTACTCTGCATTCAGGGCCTG TTCAGAACCCTCGGACCCGGGCATGGAGAGGTCGGCCTTCACAGAGCGGGACGCCCAGAGTGCAACAGTGACCTGCCTTCCCGGGCGGCCGGCCCTTTTGGTCAGCAGCACGAGCTGGACAG AGGATGAAGACTTCTCCATCTTGTTGGCAGCATTAGAAA AGTTCGAACAGCTGATCGACGATGGAGAAAGCCTCCCTCCTCTGGTCTGTGTTATAACAG GCAAAGGGCCTCTGAAGGAGTATTACAGCCATCTCATCTGCCAGAAGCATTTCCAGCACATCCAGGTCTGTACCCCATGGCTGGAGGCCGAGGACTACCCCTTGCTTCTAG GGTCCGCGGACCTGGGCGTCTGCCTGCACCGGTCCTCCAGCGGCCTGGACCTGCCCATGAAGGTGGTAGACATGTTCGGGTGCTGCCTGCCTGTGTGCGCCGTGAACTTCCAGTG CTTACACGAGCTTGTGAAACACGAGGAAAACGGCCTGGTCTTCGAGGACTCAGAGGAGCTGGCAGCTCAGCTGCAG ATGCTTTTCTCAAAGTTTCCTGATCCTGCTGGCAAACTGAACCAGTTCTGTAAGAACCTCCGGGAGTCAGAGCAGCTTCGATGGGATGAGAGCTGGAAGCGGACAGTGCTCCCTTTGATTACGGACACGTGA